Below is a window of Dethiosulfovibrio peptidovorans DNA.
AAAAACCTGTTTCAGGAAAGAAAATAGAGGGGCTTATGGGGCCATCGATCAAAGCTTTGGGGCAGTATTGGAATTTGATTTACAGTGGATATGGCCTTAAAGATCGGTCTGCGGTATTTTCTCTGAGAGAAGAGACCGATCTTCGGGAGCGAGTAGATACTTTACAAGACTTGCTGGCCTGGATAAAGAAGTAACTCATCATGTCTCGATATCTGATCGTTCGCCTCCAGGGGCTTTTTCAGGCTTGGGGGAGGCACACGTTTGAGACCTATCGTCCCACAGAAGTCTTTCCCACACGATCCGGGATCACCGGTCTTCTGGGAGCGTGCCTGGGACTGAAGCGAACAGACTTCGAAGCTCTGCGTGCGTTGGATCTTTCCTATTCCTATGGCGTCAGGGTTGACGGTGAGCGAGAGGTTTTTATCGGGATATCCGATGATGGTACGCCCCAAAAGGAATGGAGGGGCTATACGTTGAGCAAACTCAATGACTTCCATACCGCTCAAAACGTCCGAACCGTCGGTGGCAGCAATCCCAAAGAAACAGAGATCACCCATCGTGAGTACCTGGAGGATCTCTGTTGTACCGTGGCGATTGCGCAGAGGGCTGAAAATGAGTATGGGCTGGATCGACTACGGGAAGCTCTTCAAAACCCGTGCTTTACTCCTTTTCTTGGTCGTCGCAGCTGCCCCTTGGCTCGCCCTCTCTTAGAGGATGATATTGATGCGGCCTCTCTGAATCACGCTCTTTTGTTGATCCCCCCAGGTTTTGGAACGATTTACAGCGAAGAACCCATGAGAGACGATTCTGTCATGATGCGGGTTCGGGATGTCCCTGTTTTCGGACGGTATCGGCAGTTCGAGACGCGGTATGTGTATGTCTCCAACGTTACGAAAGAGGAGGCTCACCATGTATCTCAGTGAATGGCGCATCCCATGGTCCTGGGACAAAAACCT
It encodes the following:
- the cas5e gene encoding type I-E CRISPR-associated protein Cas5/CasD; the protein is MSRYLIVRLQGLFQAWGRHTFETYRPTEVFPTRSGITGLLGACLGLKRTDFEALRALDLSYSYGVRVDGEREVFIGISDDGTPQKEWRGYTLSKLNDFHTAQNVRTVGGSNPKETEITHREYLEDLCCTVAIAQRAENEYGLDRLREALQNPCFTPFLGRRSCPLARPLLEDDIDAASLNHALLLIPPGFGTIYSEEPMRDDSVMMRVRDVPVFGRYRQFETRYVYVSNVTKEEAHHVSQ